A region from the Halomonas piscis genome encodes:
- the tcdA gene encoding tRNA cyclic N6-threonylcarbamoyladenosine(37) synthase TcdA: protein MAETETVPAPVEAPAPADDYGLRFGGIRRLYGTRAAEAFRHAHVVVVGVGGVGCWTVEALARSGVGKLTLIDLDDVCVSNVNRQLHALDGTVGRPKVEVLAERCRLIAPEIEVVADTAFATPTNLEARIPSDASHVVDAIDSVIAKAALIAFCKRRKIPLTVTGAAGGQTDPTRIQVADLARTQQDPLLARTRARLRREFGFSRNPRRRFAVECVYSDEQLTYPAPDGEVCGQKPAGGEAMRLDCASGFGAATFVTGSFGFTAASRVLARLANTARARSEASVGASSALAVEEQP from the coding sequence ATGGCTGAAACCGAGACAGTACCGGCGCCGGTTGAGGCGCCGGCTCCGGCCGATGACTACGGCCTGCGCTTTGGCGGTATCCGCCGGCTTTACGGCACCCGCGCCGCCGAGGCCTTTCGCCACGCCCATGTGGTCGTGGTCGGCGTGGGCGGCGTCGGCTGCTGGACGGTCGAGGCGCTGGCGCGCTCCGGAGTGGGCAAGCTTACCCTGATCGATCTGGACGACGTCTGCGTGTCCAACGTCAACCGCCAGCTGCACGCCCTGGACGGCACCGTGGGCCGGCCCAAGGTCGAGGTGCTCGCCGAGCGCTGTCGGCTGATTGCCCCCGAGATCGAGGTGGTGGCGGATACCGCCTTTGCCACGCCGACCAACCTGGAAGCGCGTATTCCCTCGGACGCCAGCCACGTGGTCGACGCCATCGACAGCGTGATCGCCAAGGCGGCGCTGATTGCTTTTTGCAAGCGGCGCAAAATACCGCTGACCGTGACCGGCGCGGCCGGCGGGCAAACGGATCCCACGCGTATTCAGGTGGCCGATCTGGCGCGTACGCAGCAAGACCCTCTGCTGGCCAGAACCCGCGCCCGGCTACGCCGGGAGTTCGGCTTTTCGCGCAACCCCAGGCGGCGCTTTGCGGTCGAATGCGTCTACTCCGACGAGCAGCTGACCTACCCGGCTCCGGACGGTGAGGTATGCGGGCAAAAGCCCGCCGGCGGCGAAGCCATGCGGCTAGACTGCGCCAGCGGCTTCGGCGCCGCCACCTTCGTGACCGGCTCCTTTGGCTTTACGGCCGCGTCCCGGGTGCTTGCCCGGCTGGCCAACACTGCCCGAGCCCGGAGCGAGGCGTCGGTCGGCGCTTCATCCGCGCTGGCGGTAGAGGAGCAGCCATGA
- a CDS encoding DUF1653 domain-containing protein — protein sequence MNPIPGIYRHYKGPLYEVLGGAQHSETEERLVVYRALYGDYDLWVRPLAMFNETVEKDGRQQPRFALEKAF from the coding sequence ATGAACCCGATTCCCGGTATTTATCGTCACTACAAGGGGCCGCTGTACGAAGTGCTGGGCGGCGCGCAGCACAGCGAAACCGAAGAGCGGCTGGTGGTCTACCGCGCGCTCTACGGCGATTACGACCTCTGGGTGCGCCCGCTTGCCATGTTCAACGAAACCGTGGAAAAGGACGGCCGGCAGCAGCCGCGCTTTGCCCTGGAAAAGGCGTTTTAA
- a CDS encoding class I SAM-dependent methyltransferase, protein MFNTTAWNRLRYTAYAPIYDAVAARVLHKPREAALAQVAWAPGMRVLLVGAGTGLDLPLLPPDTRVHATDLSAAMVKRTADRAARLNRDVDCRVMDAEALTYPDAHFDVVVMHFILAVMPDPARGLAETYRVLKPGGQLCLLDKFQPDHRPAGAGRRLLNAATSAIATDITRRATPLLEDAGFIVKRDTPVLMGSVVRALIATQASPTAR, encoded by the coding sequence ATGTTCAACACCACCGCCTGGAATCGCCTGCGCTATACCGCCTACGCCCCGATTTACGACGCGGTGGCGGCGCGGGTGCTGCACAAGCCCCGGGAGGCGGCGCTTGCTCAGGTGGCATGGGCGCCGGGAATGCGCGTGCTGCTGGTAGGCGCAGGCACCGGGCTCGATCTACCGCTGCTGCCGCCAGATACCCGAGTACACGCCACCGATCTCTCGGCGGCCATGGTCAAGCGCACCGCCGACCGGGCAGCGCGCCTTAACCGCGACGTGGACTGCCGGGTGATGGACGCCGAGGCGCTTACCTACCCCGACGCGCACTTCGACGTGGTGGTGATGCACTTCATCCTCGCGGTCATGCCCGACCCGGCCCGCGGGCTGGCCGAGACGTACCGGGTACTCAAACCCGGCGGCCAGCTTTGTCTGCTGGACAAGTTCCAGCCCGATCACCGCCCCGCCGGGGCCGGGCGGCGCCTGCTCAACGCCGCTACCTCGGCTATCGCCACCGACATTACCCGCCGGGCCACGCCGCTGCTCGAGGACGCCGGCTTTATCGTCAAACGCGATACGCCGGTGCTGATGGGCTCGGTGGTTCGCGCGCTTATCGCGACTCAGGCGTCGCCGACGGCGCGATAG
- a CDS encoding DcaP family trimeric outer membrane transporter: MKPQHTLKLAIQTAAAAAALGIAGQASAVDLNVTDDAEVSLYGFARLNMSYDFDGDNAVSTRAGTFDMDNDDKGHFGADAYQSRLGVKVKHATGVDLTVEGGFRGGDGGDFRLRHAFGEYRGFLAGRTWSNYNSFVGATPTLDFDSLAGLAGLQDRTEQLRYTTGPLSFSVEDTVRGPDIASGSTPRPGSNELDRKDVANFADTRQSAPALTARVEDSAGAVSYSAAGLVNRVSADDAASDDSAIGYGVFGATTIDLNDMIAVHGAVNFTDGANDYLYRSGNNFYGTSAYVDGSDIETVKGYGGSLGTSLDLGQGRSINLGYGMTKLDLDDAVDAGAMTNEAAEKNQNAMLNYQWTPVTNVMMGVEYGYYHQETKGGNTSEANRVLFATQYDF; the protein is encoded by the coding sequence ATGAAACCGCAGCACACGCTCAAGCTTGCCATTCAAACGGCCGCTGCCGCAGCGGCGCTCGGCATTGCCGGCCAGGCCAGCGCCGTTGACCTGAACGTCACCGACGATGCCGAGGTCAGCCTCTACGGCTTCGCACGCCTCAACATGAGCTACGACTTTGACGGCGACAACGCGGTAAGCACCCGCGCCGGCACCTTCGACATGGACAACGACGACAAGGGCCACTTCGGCGCTGACGCTTACCAGAGCCGCCTGGGCGTCAAGGTCAAGCACGCCACGGGCGTCGACCTTACCGTAGAGGGTGGCTTCCGCGGCGGCGACGGCGGTGACTTCCGCCTGCGTCACGCCTTTGGCGAATACCGCGGCTTCCTCGCGGGCCGCACCTGGTCCAACTACAACAGCTTCGTCGGCGCCACGCCTACGCTGGACTTTGACAGCCTGGCGGGGCTTGCCGGCCTCCAGGACCGTACCGAGCAGCTGCGCTACACCACCGGCCCGCTGTCTTTCTCCGTCGAGGACACCGTTAGAGGACCCGATATTGCCTCCGGCAGCACCCCACGTCCGGGTAGTAATGAACTGGACCGCAAAGACGTTGCCAACTTCGCCGATACCCGTCAGTCAGCGCCGGCACTCACCGCGCGCGTTGAAGACTCTGCCGGTGCGGTGTCCTACTCCGCCGCGGGCCTGGTCAACCGCGTCAGCGCCGACGACGCCGCAAGCGACGACAGCGCTATCGGCTACGGCGTATTTGGCGCAACAACCATCGACCTCAACGACATGATCGCGGTGCACGGCGCGGTGAACTTTACCGACGGCGCCAACGACTACCTGTACCGCTCGGGCAACAACTTCTACGGCACCAGCGCCTACGTTGACGGCAGCGACATCGAAACCGTCAAGGGCTACGGCGGCTCGCTGGGTACCAGCCTGGATCTGGGCCAGGGCCGCAGCATCAACCTGGGCTACGGCATGACCAAGCTGGACCTGGACGATGCGGTGGACGCAGGCGCCATGACCAACGAGGCCGCCGAGAAGAACCAGAACGCCATGCTCAACTACCAGTGGACGCCGGTCACCAACGTTATGATGGGCGTCGAGTACGGCTACTATCACCAGGAAACCAAAGGCGGCAATACCAGCGAAGCCAACCGCGTGCTGTTCGCCACCCAGTACGACTTTTAA
- a CDS encoding CIA30 family protein → MSGLNFTLLAGDAAEKEAQRWYAVNDGVMGGESSSGFRVAEGEGRFVGSTSLANGGGFASIRREPAAFESSLTGAGGVAMRVHGDGRTYQLRLKSRALDDGSAYRVAFTPKADEWQTWRFAWSEFEAVRRGKRLDAAPPLAPGDIYQLGLLIADRRAGAFCLRLGHIAAIA, encoded by the coding sequence ATGTCCGGACTGAACTTTACTTTGCTTGCCGGTGACGCGGCGGAAAAAGAGGCCCAGCGCTGGTACGCGGTCAACGACGGCGTCATGGGCGGCGAATCGTCAAGCGGCTTTCGCGTGGCTGAGGGAGAGGGGCGCTTTGTGGGCAGCACCTCGCTTGCCAACGGCGGCGGCTTTGCCTCGATACGCCGGGAGCCGGCGGCGTTTGAGTCGTCGCTGACAGGCGCCGGCGGCGTGGCGATGCGTGTCCATGGCGACGGCCGCACCTACCAGCTGCGATTGAAAAGCCGCGCTCTGGACGACGGCAGCGCCTACCGCGTGGCGTTTACCCCCAAAGCCGACGAATGGCAGACGTGGCGCTTTGCCTGGAGCGAATTCGAAGCCGTCCGTCGCGGCAAGCGTCTGGACGCTGCGCCGCCGCTGGCGCCGGGCGATATCTACCAGCTTGGCCTGCTGATCGCCGACCGCCGGGCCGGCGCGTTTTGTCTGCGCCTTGGGCATATCGCGGCAATAGCCTGA
- the aceK gene encoding bifunctional isocitrate dehydrogenase kinase/phosphatase — MKLSAAYRLAATVLHGFDEYRARFQAITRDASRRFCDAAWQETQRASAERINLYKEKVDGTRDRLQRTFSREVLTDCEYWRAARGHYAERISQRLDYELAETFFNSLFCAVFQHRHIRNDWVFVYSSRDDAARRSGIELCRQRRVDGDWQAALTWALAEAPLELPFADLSRDTGLGAAFLREHLPAAILEADDAEIELLHSVFYRNKGAYLVGRIRGGGEQVPLALPVLHDGAAVRQRCLRLDTVLIEPDEVSILFSFTRAYFQVDVPVPGEFVGYLQDLMPRKSASELYAAIGFFKHGKTEFFRTLNRQVARREDRFVLAPGIPGMVMAVFVLPSHRTVFKIIRDVFDPAKDITHQGVREKYRLVKRHDRVGRMADTQEFSNFITRKDHFDPECLEHLLETAPSTVSMKGDKVLIRHCYTERMMTPLNLYLEQCDEDEVRTVLNDYGNAIKQLAAANIFPGDMLLKNFGVTRHGRVIFYDYDEISYLTDCCFRALPRTPGGQLADASALSIGPYDIFPEEFGPFMIANPERRALFHRLHPELFDPAYWQGLQQDVRDGRVIDVYPYRNKQRFNGGSDALVH, encoded by the coding sequence GTGAAACTTTCCGCTGCCTATCGCCTCGCGGCGACCGTGCTCCACGGCTTTGACGAATACCGCGCGCGCTTTCAGGCGATTACCCGGGATGCCAGCCGGCGCTTTTGTGACGCGGCCTGGCAGGAAACCCAGCGCGCCAGCGCCGAGCGCATCAACCTGTACAAGGAAAAGGTGGACGGCACCCGGGATCGTTTGCAGCGCACCTTCAGCCGGGAAGTGCTGACCGACTGCGAATACTGGCGCGCGGCACGCGGCCATTACGCCGAGCGGATCAGCCAGCGGCTGGACTACGAGCTTGCCGAGACGTTTTTCAACTCGCTGTTCTGCGCCGTTTTCCAGCACCGCCATATTCGCAACGACTGGGTGTTCGTCTACAGCTCCCGGGACGACGCGGCGCGCCGCTCGGGGATCGAGCTTTGCCGGCAGCGGCGGGTCGACGGCGACTGGCAGGCGGCTTTGACCTGGGCGCTTGCCGAGGCGCCGCTTGAGCTCCCCTTTGCCGATCTATCCCGGGATACCGGCCTTGGCGCGGCGTTTCTGCGCGAGCATTTGCCTGCGGCCATCCTCGAGGCGGACGATGCCGAGATCGAGCTCTTGCACAGCGTGTTCTACCGCAACAAGGGGGCGTATCTGGTGGGGCGAATCCGCGGCGGCGGCGAGCAGGTACCGCTGGCCCTGCCGGTGCTGCACGACGGAGCCGCGGTGCGCCAGCGCTGCCTGAGGCTGGATACCGTGCTTATCGAGCCCGACGAGGTTTCGATTCTGTTTTCCTTCACCCGGGCGTATTTTCAGGTCGATGTGCCCGTGCCCGGCGAGTTCGTCGGCTACCTGCAGGACTTGATGCCGCGCAAGTCGGCAAGCGAGCTTTACGCGGCGATCGGCTTTTTCAAGCACGGCAAGACCGAGTTCTTCCGCACGCTCAACCGTCAGGTGGCCCGGCGCGAGGACCGCTTTGTGCTCGCGCCGGGGATTCCCGGCATGGTCATGGCGGTGTTTGTGCTGCCGTCCCACCGCACGGTGTTCAAGATCATCCGCGACGTCTTCGACCCGGCCAAGGACATCACCCACCAGGGAGTTAGGGAGAAATATCGGCTGGTCAAGCGCCACGACCGGGTGGGGCGCATGGCCGACACCCAGGAGTTTTCCAACTTCATTACCCGCAAGGATCACTTTGACCCGGAATGCCTTGAGCACCTGCTGGAAACCGCCCCCTCCACGGTTTCCATGAAGGGCGACAAGGTGCTTATCCGCCACTGCTATACCGAGCGCATGATGACGCCGCTCAACCTCTACCTCGAGCAGTGCGACGAAGACGAAGTGCGAACCGTGCTCAACGACTACGGCAACGCCATCAAGCAGCTGGCCGCGGCCAACATCTTCCCCGGCGACATGCTGCTGAAAAACTTCGGCGTTACCCGTCACGGCCGGGTCATCTTCTACGACTACGACGAAATCAGCTACCTGACCGACTGCTGCTTTCGCGCTCTGCCGCGCACTCCCGGCGGCCAGCTGGCCGATGCCTCGGCGCTGTCCATCGGCCCCTACGATATCTTTCCCGAGGAGTTTGGCCCTTTCATGATTGCCAACCCCGAGCGCCGGGCGCTGTTTCATCGTCTGCACCCGGAGCTCTTTGATCCGGCCTACTGGCAGGGGCTGCAGCAGGACGTGCGCGACGGCCGGGTGATCGACGTCTACCCCTACCGCAACAAGCAGCGGTTTAACGGCGGCTCTGACGCGCTGGTACACTGA
- a CDS encoding SIR2 family NAD-dependent protein deacylase codes for MSKAPHLVVFSGSGISVESGIKTFRASDGLWEEHNVQDVATPEGFERDPALVLEFYNRRREQVRKAKPNAAHRALAELEAAGFRVSVITQNIDDLHERAGSQQVMHLHGEILNARSSVDERMRYPLAKGGIALGDLCDKGSQLRPDVVWFGEAVPLFDEACALVEEADFLLVVGTSLAVMPAAMLLHYLGPDVPCALVDPSADALSPPGVTPVSAAAGEGVPALVEQWQREGNLAMPRAAARPGPGA; via the coding sequence ATGAGCAAAGCGCCGCATCTGGTGGTATTCAGCGGTTCGGGGATCAGCGTGGAAAGCGGCATCAAGACGTTTCGCGCAAGCGACGGCCTGTGGGAAGAGCATAACGTGCAGGACGTGGCGACCCCCGAGGGCTTCGAGCGCGACCCGGCCCTCGTGCTCGAGTTTTACAACCGGCGCCGGGAGCAGGTGCGCAAGGCCAAACCCAACGCCGCCCATCGGGCGCTTGCCGAGCTGGAAGCCGCCGGGTTTCGCGTCAGCGTCATTACTCAGAATATCGACGACCTGCACGAGCGCGCCGGCTCGCAGCAGGTGATGCACCTGCACGGCGAGATACTGAACGCCCGCTCCAGCGTGGACGAGCGCATGCGCTATCCGCTGGCCAAGGGGGGCATTGCCCTGGGGGATCTGTGCGACAAGGGGAGCCAGCTGCGCCCGGACGTGGTGTGGTTCGGCGAGGCCGTGCCGCTGTTCGACGAGGCCTGCGCGCTGGTGGAAGAGGCGGATTTCTTGCTGGTGGTGGGCACCTCGCTTGCGGTGATGCCGGCGGCCATGCTGCTGCACTACCTGGGGCCGGACGTGCCCTGCGCGCTGGTGGATCCCAGCGCCGACGCGCTGAGCCCGCCGGGAGTGACGCCGGTAAGCGCCGCCGCCGGCGAAGGCGTGCCGGCGCTGGTTGAGCAGTGGCAGCGCGAGGGAAACCTGGCCATGCCCCGCGCGGCGGCGCGGCCAGGGCCCGGTGCCTAG
- a CDS encoding 1,4-dihydroxy-2-naphthoate polyprenyltransferase, translated as MTIQQMPRRNAWLIAARLHTLPAAAAPVFVGTGLAIHMNVFAPLPALAALVGALLIQIATNFANDYYDARSGVDTDDRQGFTRVTQSGLIEPGDVRRAMIVTFALAVLVGTYLVAVGGLPIVIIGLASVAAGLLYAGGPYPFGSYGLGDLFVFVFFGLVAVTGTYYVQAASFLPGFPLWLPSGTLPAAAVAASLPAAALATNILVVNNLRDRETDKAAGKRSLAVLIGYRWSRVEFLAMIGIAYAIPVVFWYAGYGPLVLAPLVTLPYAVPVTRTILQRTDSDALNPALARVAKLLAAHSLLFAFGLALPTIA; from the coding sequence ATGACCATACAGCAGATGCCCCGCCGCAACGCCTGGCTGATCGCTGCGCGGCTACACACGCTGCCGGCAGCCGCCGCGCCGGTATTCGTGGGCACCGGGCTGGCGATTCACATGAACGTATTTGCGCCGCTGCCGGCACTCGCAGCGCTGGTCGGCGCGCTGCTCATACAGATCGCCACGAACTTCGCCAACGACTACTACGATGCCCGCTCCGGCGTCGATACCGACGACCGTCAGGGGTTCACGAGGGTGACCCAGTCCGGCCTTATCGAGCCGGGCGACGTGCGGCGCGCCATGATCGTGACCTTCGCGCTCGCGGTACTGGTGGGCACCTATCTGGTGGCGGTGGGCGGCTTGCCGATTGTCATTATCGGGCTGGCCAGCGTTGCTGCGGGCCTCCTCTATGCGGGAGGCCCGTATCCCTTCGGCTCCTACGGCCTGGGCGATCTGTTTGTGTTCGTGTTTTTCGGCCTCGTCGCCGTGACCGGCACCTACTACGTGCAGGCGGCTTCTTTTCTCCCCGGCTTTCCGCTCTGGCTGCCCTCCGGCACGCTGCCGGCCGCCGCCGTGGCGGCAAGCCTTCCCGCAGCGGCGCTGGCGACCAATATTCTCGTGGTCAATAACCTGCGCGATCGCGAGACCGACAAGGCGGCTGGCAAGCGCTCGCTGGCGGTGCTGATCGGATACCGCTGGAGCCGAGTCGAGTTTCTGGCCATGATCGGTATCGCGTACGCGATACCGGTCGTGTTCTGGTACGCGGGCTACGGGCCGCTCGTGCTCGCGCCGCTGGTAACCCTGCCCTACGCCGTTCCCGTCACGCGTACGATCCTGCAGCGAACCGACAGCGACGCGTTGAATCCGGCGCTCGCCCGGGTGGCAAAGCTGCTAGCCGCGCACTCGCTGCTGTTCGCGTTCGGCCTGGCGCTGCCGACAATAGCCTAG
- a CDS encoding molybdopterin guanine dinucleotide-containing S/N-oxide reductase: protein MNTFWNMKRRTFLKGGSSFVAAAALVSPASALRAFAQAPAKTVITAAHWGPLEVTVENGKITGSGPALADRRENYLQSVVADQVHHRVRVKQPMVRKGFLDGLDDVETPDGKRGKDEFVAVSWERAYDLVEQQLRRVRQEHGAKSIWGGSYGWYSSGSLHAAQTLLQRFLRLTGGYVDRVNSYSTGAISVIMPHIMGNAETTVPQTTWPVILEHSDVVMIMSANPMNTLEIAWTSSDEKGRLYFEKLRDSGKRIIIIDPMYSETARFFGDRAEWIAPNPTTDVPLMLGIAHELLTTERHDQAFLDEYTVGFERFAAYLRGEDDGTEKTPEWAANICDVPADKIRELATLFADNRTMLMAGWAMQRADKGEQTHWTLVTLAAMLGQIGLPGGGFGFSYHYSNGGVPPHEAIVVPGISATPDAPHLADQIEDTSEYTLPVARIVEALENPGDKLDYNGGQVTLPDIRLIWWCGGNPFHHHQDTNRLRRAWQKPEVVIVSEPYWTATAKHADIVLPITTSYERDDITMTGDFSNMHIVPMKKVVEPQHEARDDYEVFRELSARFGVEQEYSEGRTQMGWIKHFYEQAADVARAKRVRMPRFQQFWEENAIIKNPVDKSRGDWVRHADFREDPVLNPLGTPSGKIEIFSETIDAMNYDDCLGHPSWLEPVEYLGNATPEHPIHLMTPHLAYRLHSQLNYTRLRDEYAVANREPVFLHPEDAAERGIADGDLVRVYNDRGQILCGAVLDEGIKRRVIAIHEGAWYDPADDGDNALCKNGNMNVLVVDRGTSKLAQGTCGYTALVQFEKFTGTAPELTAFEPPIGAA from the coding sequence ATGAATACTTTCTGGAACATGAAGCGGCGCACTTTTCTCAAGGGCGGCAGCAGTTTCGTTGCCGCGGCCGCTCTCGTATCGCCTGCCAGCGCCCTGCGCGCCTTTGCCCAGGCGCCGGCAAAAACCGTTATCACTGCCGCCCACTGGGGGCCGCTTGAAGTCACCGTCGAAAACGGGAAGATCACCGGGTCGGGCCCGGCGCTGGCTGACCGCCGCGAAAACTACCTGCAGAGCGTGGTTGCCGACCAGGTCCACCACCGCGTGCGCGTCAAGCAGCCGATGGTGCGCAAGGGCTTTCTCGACGGCCTCGACGACGTCGAAACCCCGGACGGCAAGCGCGGCAAGGACGAGTTCGTCGCCGTGAGCTGGGAGCGCGCCTACGACCTTGTCGAGCAGCAGCTGCGCCGGGTGCGCCAGGAGCACGGCGCCAAATCGATCTGGGGCGGCTCCTACGGCTGGTATTCGTCGGGCAGCCTGCACGCCGCGCAAACGCTTTTGCAGCGTTTTCTGCGGCTCACCGGCGGCTATGTCGACCGCGTGAACTCCTATTCCACCGGCGCGATCAGCGTGATCATGCCGCATATCATGGGCAACGCCGAAACCACCGTGCCGCAAACCACCTGGCCGGTGATCCTCGAGCATTCGGACGTGGTCATGATCATGAGCGCCAACCCGATGAATACGCTGGAGATCGCCTGGACCAGCTCCGACGAGAAGGGCCGGCTATACTTCGAGAAGCTGCGCGACAGCGGCAAGCGCATCATCATCATCGACCCCATGTACTCGGAAACCGCGCGCTTTTTCGGCGACCGCGCCGAGTGGATCGCGCCCAACCCGACCACCGATGTGCCGCTGATGCTGGGCATCGCCCACGAGCTTTTGACCACCGAGCGCCACGACCAGGCGTTTCTCGACGAGTACACGGTGGGCTTCGAGCGCTTTGCCGCCTATCTGCGCGGCGAGGACGACGGCACCGAAAAAACGCCGGAATGGGCAGCGAACATCTGCGACGTGCCGGCCGACAAGATCCGCGAGCTGGCCACGCTGTTTGCCGACAACCGCACCATGCTCATGGCCGGCTGGGCCATGCAGCGCGCCGACAAGGGCGAGCAGACCCACTGGACGCTGGTTACGCTTGCCGCCATGCTCGGCCAGATCGGCCTGCCCGGCGGCGGCTTCGGCTTCAGCTATCACTACTCCAACGGCGGCGTTCCCCCCCATGAGGCCATTGTCGTGCCGGGCATCAGCGCCACCCCCGACGCGCCGCACCTGGCCGACCAGATCGAAGACACCAGCGAATACACGCTGCCGGTGGCGCGCATCGTCGAGGCGCTGGAAAACCCGGGCGACAAGCTCGACTACAACGGCGGCCAGGTGACCCTGCCCGACATCCGGCTGATCTGGTGGTGCGGCGGCAATCCGTTTCATCACCACCAGGACACCAACCGTCTGCGCCGGGCCTGGCAGAAGCCCGAGGTGGTCATCGTCTCCGAGCCCTACTGGACCGCCACCGCCAAGCACGCCGATATCGTGCTGCCGATCACCACCAGCTACGAGCGCGACGACATCACCATGACCGGTGACTTCTCCAACATGCACATCGTGCCGATGAAAAAGGTGGTCGAGCCCCAGCACGAAGCCCGCGACGACTATGAGGTGTTTCGCGAGCTCTCCGCGCGGTTTGGTGTCGAACAGGAATACAGCGAAGGCCGAACCCAGATGGGCTGGATCAAGCACTTCTACGAACAGGCGGCAGACGTGGCCCGCGCCAAGCGCGTACGAATGCCGCGCTTCCAGCAGTTCTGGGAAGAAAATGCCATTATCAAGAACCCGGTTGATAAAAGCCGCGGTGACTGGGTACGCCACGCCGATTTCCGCGAAGACCCCGTTCTCAACCCGCTGGGCACGCCCTCGGGCAAGATCGAGATCTTTTCCGAGACCATCGACGCCATGAACTACGACGACTGCCTGGGCCACCCGTCCTGGCTCGAGCCGGTGGAATATCTGGGCAACGCCACGCCGGAGCATCCGATCCACCTGATGACCCCGCACCTGGCCTACCGCCTGCACTCCCAGCTCAACTACACGCGCCTGCGCGACGAATATGCCGTAGCCAACCGCGAGCCGGTGTTTCTCCACCCGGAGGACGCCGCCGAGCGGGGCATCGCCGACGGCGATCTGGTACGCGTCTATAACGATCGCGGCCAGATCCTGTGCGGCGCGGTACTCGACGAGGGCATCAAGCGCCGGGTGATCGCGATCCACGAGGGCGCCTGGTACGACCCGGCCGACGACGGCGACAACGCCCTGTGCAAGAACGGCAACATGAACGTGCTGGTCGTCGACCGCGGCACCTCCAAGCTCGCCCAGGGCACCTGCGGCTACACCGCGCTGGTGCAGTTCGAGAAGTTCACCGGTACCGCGCCCGAGCTGACCGCCTTCGAGCCGCCGATCGGCGCGGCCTGA
- a CDS encoding NapC/NirT family cytochrome c codes for MTEKKRRRKSLAWGAGLLVIGACIGAAALYGTQWSLKATSTNEFCVSCHSMDVPYEEWKGTNHFANAKGIQAGCADCHIPHEGFAYLEKKMTSGISDVIAELSGGIPDADAYEEKRAEMAKKVWAEMEANDSRTCRSCHDAEHWDLYEQSPKAASEHRTMADSGDTCISCHRGIAHFPPDLGDEAKAASGELNQLAANLPKSPETLYPIRQHALFEHRDDSTPMARLLPSTPLDIIEQDGDWRQVRVNGYQPPDADRILYRHPGKRILSASIADAGQQRLSVEADDNDAGWERAQLTGWVKADAMVADAQAIWDYGEELNNAYCGSCHSVKGPKDYTANQWPSMVDAYADRTSISDNDKALLTFYLQTHASDMPKQEKH; via the coding sequence ATGACAGAAAAAAAACGCCGCCGCAAGAGCCTCGCCTGGGGCGCCGGCCTGCTCGTCATCGGCGCCTGCATCGGCGCGGCAGCCCTCTACGGCACGCAGTGGTCACTCAAGGCAACCTCGACCAACGAGTTCTGCGTCAGCTGCCACTCCATGGACGTCCCCTACGAGGAGTGGAAGGGCACCAACCACTTTGCCAACGCCAAGGGCATCCAGGCCGGCTGCGCCGACTGCCACATTCCTCACGAAGGCTTCGCCTATCTGGAAAAGAAGATGACCAGCGGCATCAGCGACGTGATCGCTGAGCTGTCCGGAGGCATTCCCGACGCCGACGCCTATGAAGAAAAGCGCGCCGAGATGGCCAAAAAGGTGTGGGCCGAGATGGAAGCCAACGACTCGCGCACCTGCCGCAGCTGTCACGACGCCGAGCACTGGGATCTCTACGAGCAGAGCCCCAAGGCGGCAAGCGAGCACCGCACCATGGCGGACAGCGGCGATACCTGCATCAGCTGCCACCGCGGCATTGCGCACTTCCCGCCGGACTTGGGCGACGAAGCCAAGGCGGCGTCGGGCGAGCTCAACCAGCTGGCCGCCAACCTGCCGAAAAGTCCGGAGACGCTCTATCCCATCCGCCAGCACGCGCTGTTCGAGCACCGCGATGACAGCACGCCGATGGCCCGCCTCCTGCCGAGTACGCCGCTTGATATCATCGAGCAGGACGGCGACTGGCGCCAGGTCCGCGTCAACGGCTATCAGCCGCCGGATGCCGATCGCATTCTGTATCGCCACCCCGGCAAACGGATTCTTTCGGCCTCCATCGCCGACGCCGGCCAGCAGCGCCTGAGCGTGGAAGCGGATGACAACGACGCCGGCTGGGAGCGCGCCCAGCTGACGGGCTGGGTCAAGGCCGACGCCATGGTCGCGGACGCCCAGGCCATCTGGGACTACGGCGAAGAGCTCAACAACGCCTACTGTGGCAGCTGCCACTCCGTCAAGGGCCCCAAGGACTATACCGCCAACCAGTGGCCGAGCATGGTGGATGCCTATGCCGACCGCACCTCGATCAGCGACAACGACAAAGCCCTGTTGACGTTCTATCTGCAAACCCATGCAAGCGACATGCCCAAGCAGGAGAAGCACTGA